The stretch of DNA tatagtagttatattcatgtacatatgaggcagtattatagtagttatatacttctacacaggagcagtattatggtagttatattcttgtacataggaggcagtattatggtagttatattcttgtacataggaggcagtattatagtagttatattcttgtacataggagcagtattatagtagttatattcttgtacataggagcagtattatagtagttatattcttgtacataggaacagtattatagcagttatattcttgtacatatgagcagtattatagtagttatatattcttgtacataggaacagtattatagcagttatattcttgtacatagagtcagtattatagtaattagtcTAGTAGATTTTTTCTGGTACACAGAGGCAatacagtagttatatttttgtagatACTGTAGAGGGCACTTCTACATCAGATATATAATTATGCATACAAGAATGTATTACAGTAATTACACTTCTATACTGTACTTTATAATCGTTTGTCATTGCTGTGATGTCCGGCCTCCCCACATGGCCCTGATTTCTAGGGTCTTCTTTACACATATCAGCCATTTCGAGGAAGCAAAGCTGAAGGAGGAGAGCATAGCACCGGCCTGAACCTTGATGAGGTAGGGTGTACATATGTTTCCGACTATGACCGACTGCCTGTAGGTCCTGTAGTTAAACAGTAGTCACAGGTCACAGCTCTGCACTAATGAAGCTGAGCTAAAATGCTCTCAAAGAGGAAGAACGGAGGAAAATAAATAGAAGGCAGGAATCTCCTGTAGGAACTGACTTACATATAGATTTGGAGCTCCTGACTGGACAATCACTTTACGTTGCTTTGTCACATTACAATACAAGATTTAGGTTATTGATGTGCATATAGTTTCACCTACCTATGATTTGTATAAGTATCCTCCTGGCTGAGTGCATTACATAAGCAGAGGGTGACATGTGTGCGGCattatgtatatataatacagaagaccatttaaaatacattttattttactcTATGTGAAAATCAAGGCACTTCCTGAAAACATCTTATATCTGCGTCTGCCAATGTAAGGAGAACAGACTAAAACATAAGAGGGGGAGGGTGAAGCTCCGATTTACATAAAACGTTAGGCAAATGCATGAAAGGCAATTCCTTAATATATTAGAGTTAGAAGAATTACTTACATTAGATAATCTGAAAAAATTTAACTTTCTGAAACAAGGAATATGATTTTCCTGTTTTTCTGGCCCAACCTCACTGCATCCTCAGGGATTTTTGGCTCCCTGCAGACGCTCCGTTAGGACGACACTGTCTGCTTTAAGATGAGGCTTTCATTTCCATTCCTATTAAATGGTTATAAGATTTGCTAAACTAACAATTACTAAATGTCAATTTCCAAAATATAACCATTAACCATCTTAATCTCAGAACAGTTATTTTAGGAATCTCTTGTTTTACTACAATGCAATGAACATGGCACCTGACAATTCCAACTGCAGCCTTGATAATAATATATTGGGAAACTGCTCTTATTGCACTTCCCTAAGATAGTAAGGTTGCTAGTGATTTCCAATGTAATACGTACTGTAAATTCAGAGCTATGccttaacataaaaaaaacaacttcctAGATGTAAAATTTGCATTAACCCATATAGAGTTAATCCTATCTTTTAaaacaaaccagcatctggaaTGGATTATACATTGTGTCTGCCCTGTAATGTGAGTAGTTGTATAGAgtgttaaaaggcatctgtcagcagatttgtacataccttacattacttatcctgtactgatcctgggtaacatcctgtattatactccagagctgcactcactattctgctggtgcagtcactgtgtacatacattacttatcctgtactgatcctgagttacatcctgtattatactccagagctgcactcactattctgctggtgcagatactgtgtacatacattacttatgctgtactgatcctgagttacatcctgtattatattccagagctgcactcactattctgctggtgcagtcactgtgtacattacattacttatcctgtactgatcctgagttacatcctgtattatactccagagctgcactcactattctgctggtgcagtcactgtgtacatacattacttatcctgtactgatcctgagttacatcctgtattatactccagagctgcactcactattctgctggtgcagtcactgtgtacattacattacttatcctgtactgatcctcagttacatcctgtattatattccagagctgcactcactattctgctggtgcagtcactgtgttacatgactgccccagcagaatagtgagtgcagctctggagtataatacaggatgtaactcaggatcagtacaggataagtaatgtatgtacacagtgactgcaccagcagaatagtgagtgcagctctggagtataatacaggatgtaactcaggatcagtacaggataagtaatgtatgtacacagtgactgcaccagcaaaatagtgagtgcagctctggagtataatacaggatgtaactcagtatcagtacaggataagtaatgtatgtacacagtgactgcagcagcagaatagtgagtgcagctctggagtataatacaggatgtaactcaggatcagtacaggataagtaatgtctgtacacagtgactgcaccagcagaatagtgagtgcagctctggagtataatacaggatgtaactcaggatcagtagaggataagtaatgtatgtacacagtgactgcaccagcagaatagtgagtgcagctctggagtataatacaggatgtaactcaggatcagtaaaggataagtaatgtaagaaTTTAGAAAGTGGCTGAACTGATTATGTAGATGAATTCTATATCTATAAACAGCAAATGTCAATGGTAATTAAAAGGTTAGCAGACACATTAGTGGTATTTgttaaaaaacacaacaaaagcaGCTATTCCCTGTGGTGTCCCCATGTTTCTGTCTTCTGTTCTGCACCATCATATGGTCCATCATAGACGTATCTGTGACAACAAGCAGCAGGAGATCTCATGAAGACGTGTCAGTGCAGGTTCCAGGTGTAGTGATGATGTTTCTCTATTTTTCTCTATTAACAAGTGGAATTGATGCAGCTTTGAATGTGGCCATTAAGAGCAGGTCCTGAGTGTTAACGCTTCATTAACTTCCTGGACCTTGTACCCAAAATCTCCATGGTGAACACCTCCATGGCCACTCAGCCTTGTAGATGGATGATCCAAGTGTCGAGAACAGATTTTCCAGCACATAATCCATAGCATCAGTAATGATCCCCCGGAGACATAAAGTATCTATTTGTACATATATCTCAAGAATGGCGCCCTCGTTACACAGCGCCGCAGTGTAAACACCCTTTAAAGGCCGTTGTTAGTGAAGCGGCACAATGACCCTGGCGGTCAGATAAAATATTCCTTTTTTGACTCATCTACTGCCTCCTGCAAGGAGGGGTCACTTTTCAGAGCAGCTTCAGAGTGTTCTGCAAATTCCGAGCCTTTGTCCTCGTTGGTGTGGTACGTGCCCTTGTGTCGGTACAGGTACTGGAGAAAAATTATCAATAGAATAATAACCACCACGACCACAGCAGCCACAGTCCCTAGAAAGACAATATCCAAGTTGATAAAAGTATAAAATGCAAGACAAACATTAAAAATACTAAATAACGTAATATGATATATCAAAATGTAACAATTATATAAGGTAAAAAATACAATGTGGCAGATATGTTAAGACAGGTTTATTCTACACCAGGGTATTGTGCCTGCGCCATTTTTGTGGTGCTGAACTTCATATCTGTGGAACAGCAAGTGTGCGCCATAAATTCTGGTGCAAATCAATttccaggtgcagtgatgctgatATAATATACTGCAACAATGTATCATAATCTAATGTAATATCTAAAATAGCAAAATGAGATATATTAATATACAATATAAGGACATTACATTTTAATATAATGTaacatcagcaatgtaatattataTAATGTTAGGTGATAATATATAACATGACATCATATACAGTAAATTACTTTAATGTAACACACTGTAGTCTTAATACACAAAATGTAATAAGCTGCGGTATAATTTAATGTTAACAACTACAATGCAATATCATTTGACCTAATAGAATCTCATAACAATGTACAATATACTGTAATATAGAATAATATGTCATTTTAATGCACTGTAATAGAAAACAATATAAACTATAGTAACAATGTAACAGAATAATTTAAAGTATTATAATAGAATCTATATTTTACGGTAAATGAAATGTAACATAGTATAGAATGATGTAAGATTTAAAAATACTACTTAAGATGCAAAGTAAtgtttttaatttaataaatgaTAAATGTAACATTAGACTGTAATAAAATAGAATGTAATGTGATATATTGTTACATTACGTATAGTACAATAGAATTAGAATAGATTGTAGAATCTAATGCATTACATAGACTGTAGTAGGGTACAAATTGACCTCATAATGTAATGCAGTGTAATATAAAATCCTGGACGTGATGAATATTTTGTATCCcattatgtatatataatataaagcaTGATACATTTTTGGGATACAATGTGACATAAGTTTGGCCACTGGTTCAAAACATAATAAACCCAGCAGCACCAGGGTGAGGGGTGATGGACTTCCACTAAGCTTGTCACCCGCATATTAAACCACTGTCCTAGGCTATTGGACCAGACTGGCAGGAGCAGGGGGCCAGTAACTACCAGCGTCTTGACACTGTGCCCAGCATTCAATCTGTCAGCCTCTTCAGGTGCAGGGCCCTGGTGACTGGCAGCACAAGAatggcagtatatttataaaaaaaaaaaaaaagatttctgcTTATTTGATTTCAAGAGGTTGTAATGCCCTTACATTTTTTGAGCtgtgaaatatgaaaaatataacaacatctttaaagggcatctgtcagcagttttgtccctatgacactggctgacctgttacatgtgcagttGGCCCCTGgaggcacctgtgttggtcccatgttcatatgtgcccacattgctgagaaatatgatgtgtcattatatgcaaatgagcctctaggagcaacaagggcgttaccattacaccgagaggctcagctctctctgcaactgctgcaccctctctaGTTTTATTGACAGGGATGGGCATTATGTTGttctcactgcctggtcctgtcaatcaaagtacagagggagcagcagttgcagagagagctgagcctctcggTGTAatggttgctcctagaggctcatttgcatatattaaaacttcatttttatcagcaatgtggacacatatgaagatgagactaacacagatgccttcagctgccaagtgaacatgtaacaggtcattttttgtcatagggacaaaactgctgacagatgccctttaatagtgAAAAGTATCAGCAAGTTGGTGAGACCGGGATGaaaaaatgtcccatatatcacCAGCTGTACATTTAGCAAGAGTTCATCTTATCTGACAACTTTCCTTTCTCATACGTTCCTGGAATATATGACCTCTGATCTGTGTAATTGGACTCCTGCATCAGGTGGTGGTTGCACCTGCCATGCTGCAGCTATTAGAGGAGAGGCGTCTGTCTTACCCCCAATGATGGCGGCATCTGTTCCGCTGATGGTGGTTCCTGGAGCTGTGAACACATTAGAATGGAGGAGAAGGTTATTTATTGTGCCGTCTTCCTGGTAGATATCAGTGCTCgtggggtggagggggggacgtagttatatatatatacagtacagaccaaaagtttggacacaccttatcattcaaagagttttctttattttcatgactatgaaggcatcaaaactatgaattaacacatgtggaattatatacataacaaacaagtgtgaaacaactgaaaatatgtcatattctaggttcttcaaagtagccaccttttgctttgattactgctttgcacactcttggcattctcttgatgagcttcaagaggtagtcccctgaaatggttttcacttcacaggtgtgccctgtcaggtttaataagtgggatttcttgccttataaatggggttgggaccatcagtggcgttgaggagaagtcaggtggatacacagctgatagtcctactgaatagaatgttagaatttgtattatagcaagaaaaaagcagctaagtaaagaaaaacgagtggccatcattactttaagaaatgaaggtcagtcagccgaaaaattgggaaaactttaaaagtaagggttatttgaccatgaaggagagtgatggggtgctgcgccagatgacctggcctccacagtcaccggacctgaacccaatcgagatggtttggggtgagctggaccgcagagtgaaggcaaaagggccaacaagtgctaagcatttctgggaactccttcaagactgttggaagaccatttcaggggactacctcttgaagctcatcaagagaatgccaagagtgtgcaaagcagtaatcaaagcaaaaggtggctactttgaagaacctagaatatgacatattttcagttgtttcacacttgtttgttatgtatataattccacatgtgttaattcatagttttgatgccttcatagtcataaaaataaagaaaactctttgaatgagaaggtgtccaaacttttggtctgtactgtatatatatatatatatatatatatatatatatacacacacacacatatacattttTCATCTACAAAAGAAATAACAAATACCTAAAAGACAAATACAAATTACTAATAAGCTGCTGCACAGTCATTCCCAGGAGCAGAGACAGTTCTCATCTAGGATGACTTGTGCagtgcattgtgggtgatccattTCCAGCACTTCCAGCTGTTGTACATTATATAATGTGAACACTCCCATAATGCACCAACgtaaagaaaaatatacacagaGACCGAACCAGCATGATGCGCCAGAAGATGAAAAGGCATGCAGACTACCAACTCCAGGGAATGTCAGAATTATGAATGCTGCTCTGGCTGCGACAATAAGTATAAAATATGATCAGTAAAAGAGAAGTAGCTGTTTTATGGCCATTGTTCTGATTTTCTACCTCTGGATTCTGCATATCTATAAGGTTATCGGGATATTCCATTTCTCTTGCAAATGGGAATCTGCATGAAATCTGCAGAAACCACAGTCGCAGTAACTGCCATGTTACCTTGCACAGATATCCCATGGAGAGGTGTTACCCGTTCCTAGGCATCAGAAGCGTAAGATATGTATTGTAGATCATTCCAAATTGTAAGTTGGATGCcaagtagtgttgatcaagcaccaaagtgctctggtgctcaagtagaacacttcccgatgctcgggtgctctacagagcacaatggaagtcaatgggagaactcaagcaataaaccaggcaccccctgctctgaagaggggagggtgtcgggactctagtgcggcttaggagtccctgctctgactccatatatagctatgtccatatatggagtcagtgctttgggaaacccagtgtatttaaatctaatttagcctcaatttctgaaaagtttctggtgggatttgaactcacaaccttctacattacagccaagaatcttaaccactacactatagagctgcatggacagCTATAAaaaagatagatatatatatatatatatatatatatatatatatatatatatatatatatatatatagatatatatatagatatatatatatgagactttgtataggaatacttacaacTAGTAAGTATCCCTATAcaacagaagtctcatatttttttatttttttttataagctcTATAGTGtactggttaacattcttggctgtaatgtagaaggttgtgagttcgaatcccaccagaaacttttcagaaatagaggctaaattagatttaaatacactcacTCAAGCACACGCAATATTCGGCCATGCAGCATGTCGCAGGCAATGTGCAAACTACAGTCCACTGCAAGAAGCAGAAAATATATCCTTTATAACATACAGAAAGCGGCCTAGCGGAGATTCAGGGGCAACAGCAGAATACGCTGCACTAACATTTAGTTGTCACCCAGTGCATTTCTGAAAtttgggtcagtcagcacataccaaaccgcagaagcacattgctaaggcagggaacaacattgaaagacagaaacatgcaatgcgacaattaactgcaatatagagtacaaaattgcataataataacaagtgctacactataagtgcgagatacttggcaaatcgttttgtacaaaattatttgagcccgtctgccgagcgtcaaggcgatctctgttagacgggttcctacgctaaattctacctgttaggtgccatgacggctaccatacacttcagggagtgaggttccacatacctacgataattttacctgttaggtgccatgacggctaccatatacttcagggagtgtaggttacacagcaggcccactccacgacatcaccggcgccaaatggctaccaaggactgcagtgagagtccacaaactatcccactcctggtgccatggcttcagtgagtgaaggggagcaggcctgactatgtactaacactaattaaaatcagcctataggacagacagggtggtcagggtCCTgacccgtcatggcacctaacaggtaaaattatcgtaggtatgtggaacctcactccctgaagtgtatggtagccgtcatggcacataacaggtagaatttagcgtaggaacccgtctaacagagatcgccttgacgctcggcagacgggctcaaataattttgtacaaaacgatttgccaagtatctcgcacttatagtgtagcacttgttattattatgcaattttgtactctatattgcagttaattgtcgcaacGTATTATCGGGTAAGATTTATCATAAGATATATGGCAAATTTATgacaaaaaaagttgcaaattgtgGTGCATGTCAAAATAGCATtttatttttgtgactttttacacttttgaaaaatgtaaaaaaaaagtaggtaGGGCTTAGAGGTAGAGCCAGGGTCCATTATGGTAGATTTCCTATGATTTACACAAGTAACTGGTCTATATTATAGCTGAAATCTATACCACCTCAAATCCAAATTTAGTTTTCTAGTACATGAACTAACAGAAGATGCACCAATTTTATGAAAAGGCCTCTTATCAAATTTGGCGCATCTTACTCCTGCGAGGCTTAGACTAAAAATGGTATAGGAAATGTCCgtcttagtaaatctgccccagcgTGCCTGATATTATATTACGCAGAAAAGTAAAACACAGCAGAAGCATCAGCCATGGTTATAGGAGGCGCTCCGCCTCAGGCCAGCAATTACTATAAGATCTCCAGAATAAGCAAGAGAGATAAGTGAATTGTCTCTCAAATGTGAATTCTTCCGATTCACTGGGAACCATGAATAAGTTTAAATAAATCTATCTTCTCTTCTTAGAAATTGCTAGTAAAGCATTCATTCCATGTAATGTAAAGTATTGATGGCGGTtttgaaatgtattaaaaaatatatatatataattttattggtTTAATTTTATGAGTGTCTGAGGGTCTCCATGATTAATAATAAGAAGAAGAATCTGCTCTCAGTGTCACAAGAAGCTGGAAGACAGAAGCGAGTCGGGGACTGCCAAAAAAAGCCTCATGCCAaaaacatgacaaaactgtattttTCAAGGCGCCAAAAATAGCTGCAAGATAAATAACTTGTCTCTTGGCTCTGACTGCGCCGTGGGTGACAAGTGATTGGCAGCAGGTGGTGGCGCGGGCAGCGTGAACCTTCGTGCTACAGATGGTTTCAGCAAAATACTGTCACTCTGGAGGAAAGTGATCATCTACTTCCAATAATACATTTTCATTGTGATTACACTTTATTAGTTTCCTTGTTTAAAGCTTTATTTACATAAAAGGAATCAAATTCTGTCCCAAATGTAAAATATTGAACATTCTAATCATAACATTATATTTATAGTGAAGTCTCTACAAGTCATTAATGTAAAATCCTCATCATCCAAAAGTAATTACAATGTACAGATATAAGAATATCCAAGTGTATCCACATAACCTGATGTGAAAGAATCCTCACCCAATGTAATTGTCCTTCAAGTAAATtcctaaaggtttttttttgaGATTTAACTGCTATCCTTTgggtaagtcatcagtatctgatcggtgggggtctgacacctgagaTCCccacgatcagctttttgagaaggcactgacaTTGCTGTGAGCACCACAGcgttctcacagctttccctaggccagtgacgacacgtgcacaccagccccatagaagtgaataaggcTGAGCACAATACCAAGCTTAACCACTAtaaaatgtacggcgctgtgcttggtaagctggaagaaggcagcggtgctcacaggagcgcagtGTCTTCTCAAACTGTTGAACGGTGGAGGtctcgggtgttggacccccactgatcaaataccGATGGCCtagccttaggataggtcatcagttgtaaaatgttggaaaacccttttaactaacataatattcttgtacataggagcagtattatagtagttctattcttgtacataggaggcagtattatagtagttatattcttatacataggagcagtattatagtagttatattcttgtacataggaggcagtattatagtagttatattcttgtacataggaggcagtattatagtagttatattcttatacataggagcagtattatagtagttatattcttgtacataggagcagtattatagtagttatattcttgtacataggggggagtattatagtagttatattcttgtacataggagcagtattatagtagttatattcttgtacataggagcagtattatagtagttatattcttgtacataggagcagtattatagtagttatattcttgtacatatgagcagtattatagtagttatattcttgtacataggaggcagtattatagtagttatattcttgtacataggaggcagtattatagtagttatattcttgtacataggaggcagtattatagtagttatattcttgtacataggagcagtattatagtagttatattcttgcacataggagcaatgggagaacccgagcattaaaccaggcaccttcTGCTCTGATGAGGGGACTGGTTGTCTGATTCATAGGAaatggtcagaaattgatggaaacaccactgaaatggttcaggaacagcatggggaggatgtctggatgcatcttggactcccaggtcgctgctgcgaatgatgttgtccgagtagtacgccacttttacagactgacaagaaAAAAttcttaggaaacattctttcctgtatatttatttttatataaagtgcaagtgctgccaaaaattacaaggaagaggcactccgatacagcctgtatatcacataaaggagggcctcattcacattgtggtacaattgttcaggtagtgggactcctacactcataaagcctatgcactaagggaaaaggctgccaaaaattacaaagaaccggcactacaatacaccctttattacacataatggagggcatcatacacacccttgaaaaattatgattgatagcctgcttctgagctgaccctctaaaacattaggagcgagggcagactaataagcatgttgatatgatggaggaggaggacacgaaaaaggagattgaaccatataccttttttgtggtgggcatacagtgtattcaatacaccataaaagccacatttaaagtgcctttatgttcggccgctttcctctggtggagaagagaagtcaggggtaatccaggccttgttcattttgataagaatccacctgtcagcattttcagttgacaggcggatgcgcttatcagttattatgcccccagcagcactaaatacccgctctgacaaaacgctggcggcagggcaggccagcacctccaaggcgtagagcgccagttcgtgccacgtgtccagcttggacacccagtagttgtaaggcacagagggatcattgaggacgctgacacggtctgctacgtactccttcaccatcttccaaagcttttccctccttgtgacactaggccgcgcatcagggtgagggtgctggcggggtgtcatgaaactgtcccaggccttggagagtcttgccctgcctctgttggaactgctgtgtgttcccctcgtctctcctcctcggttgcccaaggaagtccggactctgccgccagcgttgtcagctggaaatttttggagcaatttttccacaaggaccttctggtattgcaccattttgctagtcctctccaccacaggaatgagagatgagaagttctctatgTAGTGTGGGTCGAGAAGGAGGAATAACCAATAATCGTGTTGGCCAAAattcgtataacgcgagggtcacgggaaaggcagcctaacataaagtcag from Bufo bufo chromosome 7, aBufBuf1.1, whole genome shotgun sequence encodes:
- the GYPC gene encoding glycophorin-C; its protein translation is MSTPDESIPAPSSPGTTISGTDAAIIGGTVAAVVVVVIILLIIFLQYLYRHKGTYHTNEDKGSEFAEHSEAALKSDPSLQEAVDESKKEYFI